One region of Emys orbicularis isolate rEmyOrb1 chromosome 4, rEmyOrb1.hap1, whole genome shotgun sequence genomic DNA includes:
- the MED20 gene encoding mediator of RNA polymerase II transcription subunit 20 isoform X2, with protein sequence MYVMHNSEYPLSCFALFENGPCLIADANFDVLMVKLKGFFQNAKANKIESRGTRYQYCDFLVKVGTVTMGPSARGISVEVEYCPCVVANDCWNLLMEFMQSFMGNHTPGNPSVFGNKHDNIYSPGDTMAQYMELFNKIRKQQQVPVAGIR encoded by the exons ATGTACGTGATGCATAACTCTGAATATCCCCTCAGCTGTTTCGCTCTCTTTGAAAACGGCCCCTGCCTCATAGCAGATGCCAACTTTGATGTCCTGATGGTGAAACTGAAAGGCTTTTTCCAAAACGCCAAGGCAAACAAGATAGAGAGCCGGGGTACGCGGTACCAGTACTGTGACTTCTTGGTGAAGGTTGGCACTGTTACCATGGGGCCCAGTGCCCGGGGAATATCTGTGGAG GTGGAATACTGCCCATGTGTGGTAGCCAACGACTGCTGGAACCTGCTCATGGAGTTCATGCAAAGCTTCATGGGGAATCACACTCCTGGAAACCCATCCGTGTTTGGCAACAAGCACGACAACATCTACAGCCCAGGTGACACAATGGCTCAGTACATGGAACTGTTCAACAAGATCCGCAAACAGCAGCAGGTGCCTGTAGCTGGGATCAGATGA
- the MED20 gene encoding mediator of RNA polymerase II transcription subunit 20 isoform X1, translating to MGVTCVSQMPVAEGKSVQQTVEILTRKLELLGAEKQGTFCVDCETYHTAASTMGNQGQAGKLMYVMHNSEYPLSCFALFENGPCLIADANFDVLMVKLKGFFQNAKANKIESRGTRYQYCDFLVKVGTVTMGPSARGISVEVEYCPCVVANDCWNLLMEFMQSFMGNHTPGNPSVFGNKHDNIYSPGDTMAQYMELFNKIRKQQQVPVAGIR from the exons TGTGTCTCAGATGCCCGTGGCAGAGGGGAAGAGCGTCCAGCAAACAGTTGAAATCCTAACAAGGAaattggagctgctgggagcagagaaacAAGGAACATTTTGTGTGGACTGTGAGACCTACCACACCGCTGCCTCCACCATGGGCAACCAAG GGCAGGCTGGCAAGCTGATGTACGTGATGCATAACTCTGAATATCCCCTCAGCTGTTTCGCTCTCTTTGAAAACGGCCCCTGCCTCATAGCAGATGCCAACTTTGATGTCCTGATGGTGAAACTGAAAGGCTTTTTCCAAAACGCCAAGGCAAACAAGATAGAGAGCCGGGGTACGCGGTACCAGTACTGTGACTTCTTGGTGAAGGTTGGCACTGTTACCATGGGGCCCAGTGCCCGGGGAATATCTGTGGAG GTGGAATACTGCCCATGTGTGGTAGCCAACGACTGCTGGAACCTGCTCATGGAGTTCATGCAAAGCTTCATGGGGAATCACACTCCTGGAAACCCATCCGTGTTTGGCAACAAGCACGACAACATCTACAGCCCAGGTGACACAATGGCTCAGTACATGGAACTGTTCAACAAGATCCGCAAACAGCAGCAGGTGCCTGTAGCTGGGATCAGATGA